The Mesomycoplasma ovipneumoniae genome window below encodes:
- the rplC gene encoding 50S ribosomal protein L3 produces MKGILGRKIGMTQLFTVDGISIPVSVIEVPENIVTKILTKEKDNYEAIQLGVFDKKQSAHKKPELGHFAKADTKPKKFVREFRDFPGLKLGQTINVSIFSAGEFVDVIGTSKGKGFAGPIKRHNQAIGPRSHGGGGGSKPIRQTGSLGDISGNKVVKGMTMPGRLGHSRVTKQSLEIVKVDQENNLLIVKGSIPGPKKSFVMIRTAIKKSTSKTPINLFEVSPKDQELKHE; encoded by the coding sequence ATGAAGGGAATTTTAGGTAGAAAAATTGGAATGACTCAACTTTTTACAGTTGATGGTATTTCGATTCCTGTTAGCGTCATTGAAGTTCCTGAAAACATAGTTACAAAAATTCTTACTAAAGAAAAAGATAACTATGAAGCAATTCAGCTCGGTGTTTTTGATAAAAAGCAATCAGCTCACAAAAAACCTGAACTAGGTCATTTTGCAAAAGCTGATACTAAACCGAAAAAATTTGTTCGTGAATTCCGTGATTTTCCAGGTTTAAAATTAGGTCAAACCATTAATGTTTCAATATTTAGCGCAGGTGAATTTGTTGATGTAATTGGAACTTCCAAAGGAAAAGGTTTTGCTGGTCCAATTAAACGTCACAATCAAGCAATTGGGCCTAGATCTCACGGTGGTGGTGGTGGTTCAAAACCAATTCGTCAGACTGGTTCACTTGGAGATATTTCCGGAAACAAAGTTGTTAAAGGAATGACAATGCCAGGACGTCTAGGACATTCTCGGGTAACCAAGCAGTCACTTGAAATTGTCAAAGTTGATCAGGAAAATAATTTATTAATAGTAAAAGGTTCAATTCCTGGTCCGAAAAAATCATTTGTTATGATAAGAACCGCAATTAAAAAATCAACTTCTAAAACTCCCATTAATCTTTTTGAAGTTAGTCCCAAAGATCAGGAGTTAAAACATGAATAA
- the rpsJ gene encoding 30S ribosomal protein S10 produces the protein MSTTSIKIKFKSFDHRQIDAAAKKVILLARELNVETCGPVPLPTSRAIYTILRSVHVNKKSREQFESRTHKRLVILKVSPNNQKAVTEKISRTQLPAGVWLEIEVN, from the coding sequence ATGAGCACAACATCAATAAAAATTAAGTTCAAATCGTTTGATCACCGTCAAATTGATGCTGCTGCTAAAAAGGTCATTCTTTTAGCGCGTGAACTTAATGTCGAGACATGTGGCCCGGTACCGCTGCCAACTTCAAGAGCGATTTATACAATTTTGAGATCTGTCCACGTTAATAAAAAATCTCGTGAACAATTTGAAAGTCGCACTCACAAACGGCTAGTAATTTTAAAAGTTTCACCAAACAATCAAAAAGCAGTTACAGAAAAAATTTCACGAACACAATTGCCAGCTGGCGTTTGATTAGAAATCGAGGTAAATTAA
- a CDS encoding MFS transporter, with the protein MTIFFKNSIKFTSSLSTSLIGSEAFKFSSSLYIFKITGDFWLVTILYLLIQIPNLVVYLFSSKIVQKWKNDKIILLISDILSVFCLAFLLIIFFSLANSQIFTFSIILILVNTLLGFIHAFRFIYLKNIVYYLAQNEKQMQNINVFSSFATAMGFLVSAVFALVIYSKLDFYWMVLFNMITYSISGMLYFWLKLNAKKFDFALSQQENFKENDKKISTYKWVFVLAGHFIVAIFFLPRTTLFPPIFEYINSQSQVELFNYQQLATWLNIGFSFASVLGTIVSFLILNKTRKKISIIWLLVGLLILGWIWPFVAFIKNLNVQFYSYMIITSLNQFIFSLFFPAFSSLSYLFFSKEKFHVQNGISLVTRAIFYTLVTIATTATSIYLSFYFSFLIFMVLISVLSLIVIFSYWKIKKLTIKKVKIKTTKS; encoded by the coding sequence ATGACAATATTTTTTAAAAATTCAATCAAATTTACTAGTTCACTTAGCACTTCGCTTATAGGTTCGGAAGCTTTTAAGTTTAGTTCGTCTTTATACATATTTAAAATTACAGGTGATTTTTGGCTAGTTACAATTTTATATTTGTTAATTCAAATACCTAATTTGGTAGTTTATTTATTTAGTAGCAAAATTGTCCAAAAATGAAAAAACGACAAAATTATTCTATTAATTTCAGATATTTTGAGTGTTTTTTGTTTAGCTTTTTTGCTAATTATTTTTTTTAGTCTGGCTAATAGTCAAATTTTTACCTTTTCAATAATATTAATTTTAGTCAATACATTGCTTGGTTTTATCCATGCTTTTCGATTTATTTATTTGAAAAATATTGTTTATTATCTAGCGCAAAATGAAAAACAGATGCAAAATATTAATGTTTTTTCCTCTTTTGCAACAGCAATGGGGTTTTTAGTTTCGGCAGTATTTGCCTTAGTTATCTATTCTAAACTTGATTTTTATTGAATGGTTTTATTTAATATGATCACCTATTCAATTTCAGGTATGCTTTATTTTTGGCTGAAATTAAATGCAAAAAAATTTGATTTTGCCCTTAGTCAGCAAGAAAATTTCAAAGAAAATGACAAAAAAATTTCGACTTATAAATGAGTTTTTGTCCTTGCCGGTCACTTTATTGTTGCAATTTTCTTTTTGCCAAGAACAACTTTATTTCCGCCGATTTTTGAATATATTAATTCTCAAAGTCAAGTTGAGCTTTTTAATTACCAACAGTTAGCAACATGGCTCAATATTGGTTTTTCGTTTGCTTCAGTTTTAGGAACAATTGTCAGTTTTTTAATACTAAATAAAACAAGGAAAAAAATTAGCATTATTTGACTTTTGGTTGGCCTGCTAATATTAGGTTGAATTTGACCTTTTGTTGCTTTTATCAAAAATTTAAATGTCCAATTTTATTCATATATGATAATTACTAGTTTGAATCAGTTCATATTTTCGTTGTTTTTTCCAGCTTTTTCCAGTTTGTCATATTTATTTTTTAGTAAAGAAAAATTCCATGTCCAAAACGGAATTTCACTGGTCACTAGAGCAATTTTTTACACGTTAGTCACAATTGCTACGACCGCAACTTCTATTTATCTTTCATTTTACTTTTCATTTTTAATATTTATGGTTCTGATTTCAGTTTTAAGCTTGATAGTCATTTTTAGCTATTGGAAAATTAAAAAATTAACTATTAAAAAAGTTAAAATTAAGACTACAAAAAGCTAG
- a CDS encoding ATP-binding cassette domain-containing protein — protein MIKIKNLTKNFNRRAIFKNFSLDIPSNELVFVVGPSGIGKTTLINLIANFSQKDKGEILFYKDNKIVKNPLIDVVFQDFNLIESATGMENIKIGANAINFNIDEKNIEENASFVNISKENLANKVSDLSGGQKQRIAILRSLARESDFILLDEPTGNLDVENAEILFEKIQILKKNKTILIVSHNLDLAKKYGDRIIYLKNESILEIDKIEEINKVETLNKTDYDFKFEKKPLKISDKLKSIILFLKLDFKNKIIITVLLIITFLISILSLNLFATLDTQANAVDSQRIHQYNLDSFEVQKKRIAPFFDGEIEKFNTKKDIVNKIIPIYSTQNFAFTYNNNGKELISEQNAIELIDQTDFFKNRFKFDDKNLQGNFIQNEGEIIISNSVVTKLKITDPIGEKIKIKAIRNSNVDEIPTIFEVTIVGVNYSTDAFGGIPSFLHYNLAKKINEAFFVKNTVGDSLFSDITIRPLNTRNFQLLEVEKKHFLKDLKVENLKISGGELPKNKDEIVVSVNTIDEINNLIDDFNNRVTELNKNNDFKIDKYEKLKIGSKVELSNKNGQDIPFKIVGTFDLKENHHLQEQRSEAGAPEEQRREFKHQIIMHNDGDEYRNEIRPRGARIFLKSENISENLDSFKKDFPNFLYSNDLESIKIFVLTSTFLVKAALLAIQVILIVLLVVFSVLYAKNLTQSKLKSIGILKSLGEKTKKIFFLHILNIFAISFLILISGLIISLPSMPYFYNLITTADFISPTYTQIFINFIVIWFSISLLIFLIYFFISLSYYKKPVTELLKNSL, from the coding sequence ATGATAAAAATTAAAAATTTGACTAAAAATTTTAATCGAAGAGCTATTTTTAAAAATTTTAGCCTTGATATCCCGTCTAATGAGTTGGTTTTTGTCGTTGGACCTTCTGGGATTGGGAAAACTACTCTTATTAACCTAATCGCTAATTTTAGTCAAAAAGATAAAGGTGAAATTCTTTTTTATAAAGATAACAAAATTGTTAAAAACCCTTTAATTGACGTTGTTTTTCAAGATTTTAACCTAATTGAATCTGCTACTGGTATGGAAAATATTAAAATTGGCGCAAATGCAATAAATTTTAATATTGATGAAAAGAATATTGAAGAAAATGCAAGTTTTGTTAATATTTCAAAAGAAAATTTAGCAAATAAAGTGAGTGATTTATCAGGTGGTCAAAAACAACGAATCGCAATTTTGCGATCATTAGCGCGTGAATCTGACTTTATTTTGTTAGATGAACCTACTGGAAATCTTGATGTGGAAAATGCTGAAATTCTTTTTGAAAAAATACAAATATTAAAGAAAAATAAGACTATTTTGATAGTTAGTCACAATTTAGATCTTGCTAAAAAATACGGCGACAGAATAATTTACCTAAAAAATGAGTCTATATTAGAAATTGATAAAATCGAAGAAATAAATAAAGTCGAAACCTTAAATAAAACTGATTATGATTTTAAATTTGAAAAAAAACCTTTAAAAATAAGTGACAAATTAAAATCAATTATTTTATTTTTGAAGCTAGATTTTAAAAATAAAATAATTATTACAGTATTACTAATTATCACATTTCTAATTAGCATTTTAAGTCTAAATTTATTTGCTACACTTGATACGCAAGCCAATGCTGTTGACTCGCAACGAATTCATCAATACAATTTGGATTCTTTTGAGGTTCAAAAAAAGAGAATAGCACCATTTTTTGACGGAGAAATCGAGAAATTCAATACTAAAAAAGACATCGTTAATAAAATTATTCCCATTTATTCAACTCAAAACTTTGCTTTTACTTACAATAATAACGGCAAAGAGTTAATTTCTGAGCAAAATGCTATTGAATTAATCGACCAAACTGATTTTTTTAAAAATAGGTTTAAATTTGACGACAAAAATCTTCAAGGTAATTTTATACAAAATGAAGGTGAGATAATTATTTCAAATTCAGTTGTAACAAAATTAAAAATTACTGATCCTATTGGCGAAAAAATTAAAATTAAAGCTATACGTAATTCGAATGTTGATGAAATTCCAACCATTTTTGAAGTTACTATTGTCGGAGTAAATTATTCAACTGATGCCTTTGGCGGAATACCTTCTTTTTTACATTATAATTTAGCAAAAAAAATTAATGAGGCTTTTTTTGTTAAAAACACAGTCGGCGATTCGCTTTTCAGCGACATAACAATTAGACCTTTGAATACAAGAAATTTTCAACTATTAGAAGTTGAAAAAAAACATTTTTTAAAAGATTTAAAGGTAGAAAATTTAAAAATTAGTGGCGGTGAGCTTCCTAAAAATAAAGATGAAATTGTTGTTTCAGTTAACACTATTGATGAAATAAATAATCTTATAGATGATTTTAACAATAGAGTTACTGAATTAAACAAAAACAATGATTTCAAAATTGACAAATACGAGAAACTAAAAATAGGGTCTAAAGTTGAATTATCAAACAAAAATGGACAAGATATTCCTTTTAAAATAGTTGGAACTTTTGATCTAAAGGAAAACCATCATTTGCAGGAACAAAGATCTGAAGCTGGTGCTCCCGAAGAACAAAGACGTGAATTTAAGCACCAAATCATAATGCACAATGATGGTGATGAATATAGAAACGAAATAAGGCCACGAGGTGCAAGAATATTTTTAAAATCTGAAAATATCAGTGAAAATTTAGACTCATTTAAAAAGGATTTTCCAAATTTTTTATATTCAAATGATCTTGAATCAATAAAAATTTTTGTTTTAACCTCCACCTTTTTAGTAAAAGCAGCTCTACTTGCTATTCAAGTAATACTTATAGTTTTATTGGTAGTTTTTTCAGTTCTTTATGCAAAAAATCTAACACAATCAAAATTAAAATCAATTGGAATTCTTAAATCACTAGGCGAAAAAACTAAAAAAATCTTTTTCCTACACATATTAAATATTTTTGCAATTTCTTTCTTAATTTTAATATCAGGGCTAATAATAAGTTTACCTAGTATGCCATATTTCTATAATTTGATAACAACCGCTGATTTTATAAGTCCAACTTATACACAAATTTTTATCAATTTCATTGTAATTTGATTCTCAATTAGCTTGCTTATTTTTCTTATCTATTTCTTCATATCATTAAGCTATTACAAAAAACCTGTTACTGAACTTCTTAAAAATAGTTTATAA
- a CDS encoding ATP-binding cassette domain-containing protein yields the protein MIKIKNLTKNFNRRAIFKNFSLDIPSNELVFVVGPSGIGKTTLINLIANFSQKDKGEILFYKDNKIVKNPLIDVVFQDFNLIESATGMENIKIGANAINFNIDEKNIEENASFVNISKENLANKVSDLSGGQKQRIAILRSLARESDFILLDEPTGNLDVENAEILFEKIQILKKNKTILIVSHNLDLAKKYGDRIIYLKNESILEIDKIEEINKVETLNKTDYDFKFEKKPLKISDKLKSIILFLKLDFKNKIIITVLLIITFLISILSLNLFATLDTQANAVNSQRIHQYNLDSFEVQKKGIAPFFDGEIEKFNTKKGIVNKIIPVYSTHNFAFTYNNNGKELISEKNDIELIDESDFFKNRFKFDDKNLQGNFIQNEDEIIISNSVVEKLKITDPIGKKIKIKAIRNSNVDEIPTIFEATIVGVNYSTDVFNTIPSFLHYNLAKKIEEAFYVKNTVGESLFSDIMIAPLNAKGFEELEVEKNHFLKDLKLENLKISNGELPKNKDEIVVSVNTIDEINNIIDDLNNGSTDKYEKLKIGSKVQLSNKRGQDIPFKIVGTFDLKENHHLQEQKSEVDAPEEQRRKLSRQIIMHNDGDEYRNEIRPRGAKIFLKSENISENLDSFKKDFPNFSYSNDLDSIKTLLLRSTFFVQATLLVIQVILIVLLVVFSVLYAKNLTQSKLKSIGILKSLGEKTKKIFFLHILNIFAISFLILISGLIISLPSMPYFYSLITTADFISPTYTQIFINFIAIWFSISLLIFLIYFFISLRYYKKPVTELLKNSL from the coding sequence ATGATAAAAATTAAAAATTTGACTAAAAATTTTAACCGAAGAGCTATTTTCAAAAATTTTAGCCTGGACATTCCATCTAATGAGTTGGTTTTTGTTGTTGGACCTTCTGGGATTGGGAAAACTACTCTTATTAACCTAATCGCTAATTTTAGTCAAAAAGATAAAGGTGAAATTCTTTTTTATAAAGATAACAAAATTGTTAAAAACCCTTTAATTGACGTTGTTTTTCAAGATTTTAACCTAATTGAATCTGCTACTGGTATGGAAAATATTAAAATTGGCGCAAATGCAATAAATTTTAATATTGATGAAAAGAATATTGAAGAAAATGCAAGTTTTGTTAATATTTCAAAAGAAAATTTAGCAAATAAAGTGAGTGATTTATCAGGTGGTCAAAAACAACGAATCGCAATTTTGCGATCATTAGCGCGTGAATCTGACTTTATTTTGTTAGATGAACCTACTGGAAATCTTGATGTGGAAAATGCTGAAATTCTTTTTGAAAAAATACAAATATTAAAGAAAAATAAGACTATTTTGATAGTTAGTCACAATTTAGATCTTGCTAAAAAATACGGCGACAGAATAATTTACCTAAAAAATGAGTCTATATTAGAAATTGATAAAATCGAAGAAATAAATAAAGTCGAAACCTTAAATAAAACTGATTATGATTTTAAATTTGAAAAAAAACCTTTAAAAATAAGTGACAAATTAAAATCAATTATTTTATTTTTGAAGCTAGATTTTAAAAATAAAATAATTATTACAGTATTACTAATTATCACATTTCTAATTAGCATTTTAAGTCTAAATTTATTTGCAACACTTGATACACAAGCAAATGCCGTTAACTCGCAACGAATTCATCAATACAATTTAGATTCTTTTGAGGTTCAAAAAAAGGGAATAGCGCCATTTTTTGACGGAGAAATCGAGAAATTCAATACTAAAAAAGGCATTGTTAATAAAATTATTCCTGTTTATTCAACTCACAACTTTGCTTTTACTTACAATAATAACGGCAAAGAATTAATTTCTGAGAAAAATGATATAGAATTAATCGACGAATCTGATTTTTTTAAAAATAGGTTTAAATTTGATGACAAAAACCTTCAAGGTAATTTTATACAAAATGAAGATGAGATAATTATTTCAAATTCAGTTGTCGAAAAATTAAAAATTACTGATCCTATTGGCAAAAAAATTAAAATTAAAGCTATACGTAATTCGAATGTTGATGAAATTCCAACAATTTTTGAGGCTACTATTGTCGGAGTAAACTATTCAACTGATGTATTCAACACAATACCCTCTTTTTTGCATTATAATTTAGCAAAAAAAATTGAAGAAGCTTTTTATGTTAAAAACACAGTCGGCGAGTCACTTTTCAGTGACATAATGATCGCTCCTTTGAATGCAAAAGGATTTGAAGAATTGGAAGTTGAAAAAAATCATTTTTTAAAAGATTTAAAGCTAGAAAATTTAAAAATTAGTAATGGTGAGCTTCCTAAGAATAAAGATGAAATTGTTGTTTCAGTTAACACTATTGATGAAATAAATAATATTATAGATGATTTAAACAATGGGAGTACTGACAAATACGAGAAGCTAAAAATAGGGTCTAAAGTTCAATTATCAAACAAAAGGGGGCAAGATATTCCTTTTAAAATAGTCGGAACTTTCGATCTAAAGGAAAACCATCATTTGCAGGAACAAAAATCTGAAGTTGACGCACCCGAAGAACAAAGACGTAAACTTAGCCGGCAAATCATAATGCACAATGATGGTGATGAATATAGAAATGAAATAAGACCACGAGGTGCAAAAATATTCTTAAAATCTGAAAATATTAGTGAAAATTTAGACTCATTTAAAAAGGATTTTCCAAATTTTTCATATTCAAATGATCTTGACTCAATAAAAACTTTGCTTTTAAGGTCAACTTTTTTTGTGCAAGCAACTTTACTTGTTATTCAAGTAATTCTTATAGTTTTATTAGTAGTTTTTTCAGTTCTTTATGCAAAAAATCTAACACAATCAAAATTAAAATCAATTGGAATTCTTAAATCACTAGGCGAAAAAACTAAAAAAATCTTTTTCTTACACATATTAAATATTTTTGCAATTTCTTTCTTAATTTTAATATCAGGGCTAATAATAAGTTTACCTAGCATGCCATATTTTTATAGTTTGATAACAACCGCTGATTTTATAAGTCCAACTTATACACAAATTTTTATCAATTTCATTGCAATTTGATTCTCAATTAGTTTGCTTATTTTTCTTATCTATTTCTTCATATCATTAAGATATTACAAAAAACCTGTTACTGAACTTCTTAAAAATAGTTTATAA
- a CDS encoding PTS sugar transporter subunit IIA has product MDLKIENIQLNQTIESKKEAFTKLIEIFQAKNCCKYEYLQSMEKRDLESSVALGNYLALAHGNYESNDLIFKNCIEIIHLKNTLYWDDQPIRFIIGLAVKNVDQINYIEKIGLAFIEIEKVEEILNSQNLTKEKILNWINQA; this is encoded by the coding sequence ATGGATTTAAAAATAGAAAATATCCAATTAAATCAAACTATTGAGTCAAAAAAGGAAGCATTTACAAAATTAATTGAAATTTTCCAAGCAAAAAATTGTTGTAAATATGAATATTTACAATCAATGGAGAAACGTGATTTAGAATCATCAGTTGCTCTTGGTAACTATCTTGCCCTAGCCCATGGAAATTATGAAAGCAACGATTTAATTTTTAAAAATTGTATTGAAATTATTCACTTAAAAAACACACTATACTGAGATGATCAACCAATTAGATTTATTATTGGGTTAGCTGTAAAAAATGTTGATCAGATTAATTATATAGAAAAAATAGGGCTTGCATTTATTGAAATTGAGAAAGTTGAAGAAATTTTAAATAGTCAAAATTTAACTAAAGAAAAAATCCTTAACTGAATAAATCAAGCCTAG
- a CDS encoding mannitol-1-phosphate 5-dehydrogenase — MKVVHFGAGNIGRGLIAKLYQENQFEIIFVDVNDKLINELNQKGFYYVINFENGQKYKVRNYFAINLSDEEKLLMHLKNADLISTSVGSENLIHLRSIFAKLAKIEQKSKQIICFENGFRVSSNFKKGLENCKFWQFVDTTIDQIAPSSTDLNVYTETYSEIIIKEEKQKIKLKGVKYLENLDYFILRKLFFVNTLHSGIAYLAYILKYNYIHEALNSPVIQKYISQLKIVLIKVLWFQNTLINQSELELYFEKTIKRFENPILQDSIIRVARNPITKIGKNERFNLLLKYAKNAKLEPKELEIIYRTFANILNYDSKQDIQAMKMQEKLVKNPEKFLKMQTNLEDFEIKTVLKFYDNIKGEKKWI, encoded by the coding sequence ATGAAAGTTGTTCATTTTGGAGCCGGAAATATCGGTCGCGGATTAATTGCAAAATTATATCAAGAAAATCAATTTGAAATTATTTTTGTTGATGTTAATGATAAATTAATTAATGAGCTAAATCAAAAAGGATTTTATTATGTTATTAACTTTGAAAATGGTCAAAAATATAAAGTGAGAAATTATTTTGCTATTAATCTAAGTGATGAAGAAAAATTATTAATGCATTTAAAAAACGCCGATCTGATTTCGACTTCTGTTGGATCCGAAAATTTAATTCATTTGAGGTCAATTTTTGCAAAATTAGCAAAAATTGAGCAAAAAAGTAAACAAATTATCTGTTTTGAAAACGGATTTCGAGTTAGTAGTAACTTTAAAAAAGGTCTTGAAAACTGTAAATTTTGGCAATTTGTTGATACAACAATTGATCAAATCGCCCCGAGTTCGACAGATTTAAATGTTTATACCGAAACCTACTCAGAAATTATTATTAAAGAAGAAAAACAAAAAATTAAACTAAAGGGAGTAAAATATCTAGAAAATTTAGACTATTTTATTTTACGAAAATTATTTTTTGTCAACACTTTGCACTCGGGAATTGCATATTTGGCATATATTTTAAAATATAATTATATTCATGAAGCTTTAAATTCACCAGTAATTCAAAAATACATTAGTCAACTAAAAATTGTTTTAATTAAAGTTCTTTGATTCCAAAATACCTTAATTAATCAGAGCGAACTTGAGTTATATTTTGAAAAAACAATTAAAAGATTTGAAAATCCAATTTTACAAGACTCGATTATACGCGTTGCTCGGAATCCGATCACTAAAATAGGCAAAAATGAAAGATTTAATTTGTTATTGAAATATGCCAAGAATGCAAAATTAGAACCAAAAGAATTAGAGATAATTTATAGAACTTTTGCAAATATTTTAAATTATGACTCAAAACAGGATATCCAAGCAATGAAAATGCAGGAAAAGCTTGTAAAAAATCCCGAAAAATTTTTAAAAATGCAAACAAATTTAGAAGATTTTGAAATCAAAACAGTGCTTAAATTTTATGATAATATAAAAGGGGAGAAGAAATGGATTTAA
- a CDS encoding PTS mannitol transporter subunit IICB has protein sequence MANLIKTIKTKIQSFGGLLGQMIMPIIGIFIAWGLLTSFFIPTGWTPNKDLAAMVGVGITYIIPILICFLGGYKIYKIRGGAIAGVVAIGAVAAGQSEIFINITGGTAPMLVAVMLFGPISALILKHTEKFWINKIPSGYQMLANNFYLGILGFVLLFPVYYLSIYFIGYFIKSLGFLTQKMGEWKLYPLIALIVEPAKILFLNNAINHGVFTTLGTIQVTETGKSILFLLESNPGPGLGLLLFYLIFSKEKQIKGQTASSIPIHFLGGIHEVYFPFAILRPVLILSLIAGGIFGNSILQIFNVGAVAPVSPGSIIAQYIQVEKSTNSLVGITIAIFGSAIVTLISAWAINFLTKLLNKNKQKTENLDINHTKKLIESEKLKTKSAQQLNPKKIVFACDAGMGSSVMAASILRKVLKDNNVADIEVSNLAIADLTGEEELIITIQSLEDRVKSKNSKAKIISLSQFLDRKSYENIATQLKNNQENKENF, from the coding sequence TCTACTTACATCTTTTTTTATTCCCACAGGTTGAACACCGAATAAAGATCTTGCAGCCATGGTAGGTGTTGGAATTACTTATATAATTCCAATTTTAATTTGCTTTCTTGGTGGTTATAAAATTTACAAAATTCGAGGTGGTGCGATTGCTGGAGTTGTAGCAATTGGTGCGGTTGCTGCTGGTCAGTCAGAAATTTTTATAAATATTACTGGCGGTACAGCACCAATGCTAGTTGCAGTTATGCTATTTGGTCCAATTTCAGCGCTTATTTTGAAACACACAGAAAAATTTTGAATTAATAAAATTCCAAGTGGCTATCAAATGCTGGCAAATAATTTTTATCTTGGAATTCTCGGATTTGTGCTTTTATTCCCCGTTTATTATTTATCAATTTATTTTATTGGCTACTTTATTAAATCACTCGGGTTTTTGACCCAAAAAATGGGAGAGTGAAAGTTATATCCTTTAATTGCCTTAATTGTTGAACCTGCAAAAATACTTTTTCTAAATAATGCAATAAATCATGGTGTTTTTACAACTTTAGGAACAATTCAAGTAACTGAAACTGGCAAGTCAATTTTATTTTTATTAGAATCAAATCCTGGACCAGGATTAGGGCTTTTATTATTCTATCTAATTTTTTCAAAAGAAAAACAAATTAAAGGACAAACAGCTTCCTCAATTCCAATCCATTTTTTAGGTGGAATTCACGAGGTTTATTTTCCTTTTGCTATTTTAAGACCAGTCTTAATTTTATCACTAATTGCTGGAGGTATTTTTGGAAATTCAATTTTGCAAATTTTTAATGTTGGCGCAGTTGCTCCTGTCTCACCAGGTTCGATTATTGCTCAGTACATCCAAGTAGAAAAATCGACAAATTCATTAGTTGGTATTACAATTGCGATTTTCGGATCCGCTATAGTGACTTTGATAAGTGCCTGAGCTATCAATTTTTTAACAAAACTACTAAATAAAAACAAGCAAAAAACTGAAAATTTAGACATTAATCATACAAAAAAATTGATTGAAAGTGAAAAATTAAAAACAAAGAGCGCTCAACAATTAAATCCAAAAAAGATTGTTTTTGCTTGCGATGCGGGCATGGGTTCTTCTGTAATGGCTGCTTCAATTTTAAGGAAAGTTTTAAAAGATAATAATGTTGCTGACATTGAAGTTTCTAATTTAGCGATTGCCGATTTGACTGGCGAAGAAGAGCTTATTATCACAATTCAAAGTTTAGAAGATCGTGTTAAATCCAAAAATTCCAAAGCTAAAATTATTTCCTTAAGTCAATTTTTAGATAGAAAATCCTATGAAAATATAGCTACACAACTTAAAAATAACCAAGAAAATAAGGAAAATTTCTAA